From one Culex quinquefasciatus strain JHB chromosome 3, VPISU_Cqui_1.0_pri_paternal, whole genome shotgun sequence genomic stretch:
- the LOC119770760 gene encoding transcription initiation factor TFIID subunit 6-like — MSCDCVNENTTLHDQITSVAICIILRDTCMHSELDDHQTQQDFVARLMAYNLQTRITVFFSAALKNVLVRLSALGMVVIKVFIPWLR, encoded by the exons ATGTCGTGTGATTGTGTGAATGAAAATACGACT CTTCATGATCAAATCACATCGGTCGCAATCTGCATCATATTACGGGATACGTGTATGCACTCTGAGTTGGACGATCACCAGACGCAACAGGACTTTGTGGCCCGACTGATGGCCTACAATCTGCAAACGCGCATCACCGTATTCTTCAGCGCCGCCCTGAAAAACGTCCTCGTTAGACTTTCTGCATTGGGCATGGTAGTGATCAAGGTGTTCATTCCATGGTTGCGCTAA